In Candidatus Binatia bacterium, one DNA window encodes the following:
- a CDS encoding efflux RND transporter periplasmic adaptor subunit, with the protein MVFRLPTAGALLLVALLACGVGCGNGRADATARSEADEPRRVRLTPVLAGTLPVTVTATGTLAAEDQVVLNTKVAGRLAELPVDLGSVVRAGDVVAVLDLQDFQLRVEQAQTALAQARARLGVPLDGSGDDKVAVERASLVRQAKAVLDQQRLNRERMRKLHEDGIVARSELDTAEADYRVAEARYNEAVEEVRSRIALVAERKTQLRIAEQQLADATLRAPFDGAVRERHLSIGGYLDVGQPVVTIVRMHPLRLRLAVPEREAALVQVGQPVRVRVEGEQTVAEGKVKRVSPAVDETTRTVMIEAEIPNENDELRPGSFATGEIVVDPDAPALLVPSSAVVTFAGVSKVLTVEEGKAVEKRVRVGRRSGDLVELLGGVAAGESVIVEPGNLIGGQAVVASG; encoded by the coding sequence ATGGTTTTTCGGCTCCCGACGGCCGGCGCGCTCCTGCTCGTCGCGCTGCTCGCCTGCGGCGTGGGCTGCGGCAACGGACGCGCCGACGCGACCGCGCGCAGCGAGGCCGACGAGCCGCGCCGCGTCCGCCTGACGCCGGTGCTGGCGGGCACGCTGCCGGTCACGGTGACCGCGACCGGGACGCTCGCCGCCGAGGACCAGGTGGTGCTGAACACCAAGGTCGCGGGCCGGCTCGCGGAGCTGCCGGTCGACCTCGGCTCCGTCGTCCGTGCAGGCGACGTCGTCGCGGTGCTCGACCTGCAGGACTTCCAGCTCCGGGTCGAGCAGGCGCAGACCGCGCTCGCGCAGGCGCGCGCGCGCCTCGGCGTGCCGCTCGACGGCTCGGGCGACGACAAGGTCGCGGTCGAGCGCGCCTCGCTCGTCCGCCAGGCGAAGGCGGTGCTCGATCAGCAGCGGCTCAACCGCGAGCGGATGCGCAAGCTGCACGAGGACGGCATCGTCGCGCGCTCGGAGCTCGACACCGCGGAGGCCGACTACCGGGTCGCCGAGGCGCGCTACAACGAGGCCGTCGAGGAGGTGCGCTCGCGCATCGCGCTGGTCGCCGAGCGCAAGACGCAGCTCCGCATCGCCGAGCAGCAGCTCGCCGACGCGACGCTGCGCGCGCCGTTCGACGGCGCCGTCCGCGAGCGCCACCTGTCGATCGGCGGCTACCTCGACGTCGGCCAGCCGGTGGTGACGATCGTGCGCATGCACCCGCTGCGCCTGCGTCTCGCGGTGCCCGAGCGCGAGGCGGCCTTGGTGCAGGTCGGGCAGCCGGTGCGCGTGCGCGTCGAGGGCGAGCAGACGGTCGCGGAAGGGAAGGTGAAGCGCGTCAGCCCGGCGGTCGACGAGACGACGCGCACGGTGATGATCGAGGCCGAGATCCCGAACGAGAACGACGAGCTGCGCCCCGGCTCGTTCGCGACCGGCGAGATCGTGGTCGATCCCGACGCGCCGGCGCTGCTCGTGCCCTCGAGCGCGGTGGTGACCTTCGCCGGCGTGAGCAAGGTGCTCACGGTCGAGGAGGGCAAGGCGGTCGAGAAGCGCGTGCGCGTCGGGCGCCGCTCGGGCGATCTGGTCGAGCTGCTGGGCGGGGTCGCCGCGGGCGAGTCGGTGATCGTCGAGCCCGGCAACCTGATCGGCGGCCAGGCGGTCGTCGCGAGCGGCTGA
- a CDS encoding TIGR03564 family F420-dependent LLM class oxidoreductase: MRIGIGIGDVGGKPATIDDLIEQTQAAERDGFASAWFANIFGFDAILTATVCARATSRIEVGTAVVPTYPRHPTAMAQQAMSAAAASGGRFTLGIGLSHQLVIEGMFGLSFAKPYSHMREYLAVLLPLLREGKVAYEGNEFRVNATLDVPGAKPPSVLIAALAPKMLALAGTVTDGTVTWMTGPKTLREHVVPRINEAAAQAGRPAPRVVAGLPIAVSDDVAAARETAGRIFQVYGVLPSYRAMLDREGVENPGDVALVGDESAVGEQIARLAEAGVTDLLASIFPVGKDPAASIARTRALLVETLRRV, from the coding sequence ATGCGCATCGGCATCGGCATCGGCGACGTCGGCGGCAAGCCCGCCACCATCGACGACCTCATCGAGCAGACGCAGGCCGCCGAGCGTGACGGCTTCGCGTCCGCCTGGTTCGCGAACATCTTCGGCTTCGACGCGATCCTCACGGCGACCGTCTGCGCGCGCGCGACGAGCCGCATCGAGGTCGGCACGGCGGTCGTGCCGACCTACCCGCGCCACCCGACCGCGATGGCGCAGCAGGCGATGTCGGCGGCGGCCGCGAGCGGCGGACGCTTCACGCTCGGCATCGGGCTTTCGCACCAGCTCGTCATCGAGGGGATGTTCGGCCTGTCGTTCGCGAAGCCCTACAGCCACATGCGCGAGTACCTCGCCGTGCTCCTGCCGCTGCTGCGCGAGGGCAAGGTCGCGTACGAGGGCAACGAGTTCCGCGTGAACGCGACGCTCGACGTGCCCGGCGCGAAGCCGCCGTCGGTGCTGATCGCGGCGCTCGCGCCGAAGATGCTGGCGCTCGCCGGCACCGTCACGGACGGCACCGTCACCTGGATGACCGGTCCGAAGACGCTGCGCGAGCACGTCGTGCCGCGGATCAACGAGGCGGCGGCGCAGGCCGGACGCCCGGCGCCGCGCGTCGTCGCGGGGCTGCCGATCGCGGTCTCCGACGACGTCGCTGCGGCGCGCGAGACCGCGGGACGCATCTTCCAGGTCTACGGCGTGCTGCCGTCCTACCGCGCGATGCTCGACCGCGAGGGCGTCGAGAACCCGGGCGACGTCGCGCTGGTCGGCGACGAGAGCGCGGTCGGCGAGCAGATCGCGCGGCTCGCCGAGGCCGGCGTCACGGATCTCCTGGCGTCGATCTTCCCGGTCGGCAAGGACCCTGCGGCGTCGATCGCGCGCACGCGCGCGCTGCTGGTCGAGACGCTGCGGCGCGTCTGA